Below is a window of Flavobacterium sp. CFS9 DNA.
ATTTTCGGTAAACTAGAGAATTGCAACAAGTATCTTACTAAACTAAAATCTCTTCTGAATCCGGGCGGGCAAATTTTACTCGACAGTTCAGACATTATCTATATGTTTGACGAGGATGAAGATGGCGGAAAATGGATCCCGTCCAATAATGATTATTACGGCGAGCTCGTCTTTAACATTTCCTATAAAGATGAAAAAGAAGAACCGTTCGACTGGTTATACCTTGATTATAATACACTTCAAAATGCCGCTAGTGCAAATGGATTAAAATGTGAGCTTATTCTTGAAGGCGACCACTATGATTATTTAGCTAAACTCTCTCTATAAAACAAAGAAAAATGAACGAAACAGATTTAGAAAAACTAAAATATCCTATCGGAAAATTTAATACTCCAACAGATTACTCCCCTGAATACATTTCCGATAACATTGCCATCATTGCGTCTTTTCCCGAAAGATTAAAAAAAGAAACGATTCATTTAACCGACGAACAACTTGACACCCCTTATCGTCCAGACGGGTGGACCTTACGACAAGTAATTCATCACTGCGCCGAAAGCCACATGAACTGTTATATCAGAGTAAAATGGGCTTTAACCGAAAATAATCCCGTAATAAAAGCTTATGATGAAAAATTATGGTCGGAATTACAGGACAATCTAACCATGCCCATCCAACCAACCTTATACCTACTAGAAGGATTACATTACCGGTTAGCTTATATCATGAAAAATCTAAGTCCGCAAGATTTAAACAAGTCATTTATTCATCCTGAAAACAACTCCGAATACCTGATCAAACAAATCATCGGAATGTATGCCTGGCACAGCAACCATCATTTGACCCATATAACAAACTTAAAAAACAGTAAAAATTGGATCTAAATCCAATGTTTCATTTTTACACAGTGTATAATATTTACCATAGACAAAAAAATCTCTTCAATTGAAGAGATTTTTTTTTGTTTAAATACCTTAAGGGATATTTAAATATTTATGTGTTTGAAGCGAAACTCTCCATTTTGGATTATTCATCACATAATCCACAATCAGGGGTGTCATTTCTTCTTTTTTACTCCATTCCGGCTGAAGAAATAAAATTGCGTTGTCATTTACCAACTCTGCTTGCTCTTCTGCAAAAATAAAATCATGTTTGTTATAAATAATTACTTTCAACTCATGTGCATTCTCGTACACTGTTTGAGTAGGCAGCTTATTTTTTTTAGGCGAAAGACAAATCCAATCCCAAGTACCAGATAATGGATAAGCTCCTGAAGTCTCGATATGAACTTTCATATTTTTATCCTTTAACTGCTGGGTTAACAAACCCATATCCCATGTCAAAGGCTCACCTCCTGTAATCACTACAGTATCGGCCTGACTTGACGCATTATTTACAATTAAATCAATACTTGTTGGCGGATGTAACTCAGCATTCCAACTTTCCTTCACATCACACCAATGACAGCCCACATCACAACCTCCAATTCGTATAAAGTAAGCAGCCGTCCCGGTATGAAAACCTTCTCCCTGAATGGTATAAAATTCTTCCATCAAAGGCAACATTGCTCCTTTATTTACTTCTAATTGTATTTCTTTTGATAACATTATTCTATTTTAAAGTGCAAAGATAGTCAATTAAATACGGAACAAAAAAAACCGATAGTTCAAAGAAACTACCGGTTTTTATATTTGACTGTAAATTTATATTATTTCAAAGCTTTTACAGATTGCGCAGCGTAAGCATTTGCAGGATCTAAAGCTAAACTCTTATTGAAATATTCAATTGCTTTTGCTTTATCAGTATTGGCATAACTAGCTCCAATACTATTGTAAGCTTCTACTATTTTTTTAACTGTAGCCGGCTTAGCCATTTCTTCAGGACCTTTAGCAGTAGTTCTTGTTACGTACTCTTCGTAGTTTTTAATGATTAAATCGTCTTTCTCTAACAAGTTGTTGATTCTACCTTTGTACAAGTAAGCCTCATTATAAGTTGGAGAAGCTTCTAAGATTCTATCAAAAGCAACATCCGCTTTTCCTAAAGCTACAGGATCAGCAGCTCCATTTGTTTTATTTGCGTTAGCGTAATAAAGAGAAATACCGTAGTAAATATTATCATCTAAATAGTTTTTAGACTCTTTGTTCGTTGTTCCAAGCTCTAAAACAGTAGCAGCCTGAGCAAATTGTTTTTTCCCGAACAAAGCTTTTCCTAAATCAGATAATTCCTCAACCACTAAAGGCTCAAGTTCGATCGCTTTTTTGATATCTGCTATACCAGCATCAAAAGAAACCTGATCAACAGTTCCGTCAGCGGCAGTTCCTTTTTTAATTTTTGACAAACCTAAAT
It encodes the following:
- a CDS encoding YfiT family bacillithiol transferase; its protein translation is MNETDLEKLKYPIGKFNTPTDYSPEYISDNIAIIASFPERLKKETIHLTDEQLDTPYRPDGWTLRQVIHHCAESHMNCYIRVKWALTENNPVIKAYDEKLWSELQDNLTMPIQPTLYLLEGLHYRLAYIMKNLSPQDLNKSFIHPENNSEYLIKQIIGMYAWHSNHHLTHITNLKNSKNWI
- a CDS encoding 7-carboxy-7-deazaguanine synthase QueE, with protein sequence MLSKEIQLEVNKGAMLPLMEEFYTIQGEGFHTGTAAYFIRIGGCDVGCHWCDVKESWNAELHPPTSIDLIVNNASSQADTVVITGGEPLTWDMGLLTQQLKDKNMKVHIETSGAYPLSGTWDWICLSPKKNKLPTQTVYENAHELKVIIYNKHDFIFAEEQAELVNDNAILFLQPEWSKKEEMTPLIVDYVMNNPKWRVSLQTHKYLNIP